TTAGAGTTGAGGTGGTAAAATGAATGGTCGGAAATGTTGGGTGATAGGTCAAAGTATATATCCTGGTTAAGGGTTGGGTTGATTTGAAACATCTTCAAATATAAAATATTGGAATTGTGCTTAACTTATAAAAATATCTGCTGTTAATCTAGTTTACCCTTTCTTCAATCTTTTAAAGTCTTCATCTTTTTATCTGATTATGTGAACACTAAGATCCATAAGACCTATATGTGTTGGAACCATATTAGACACATAACATCCTATATTTTATAATGTAACACAAAAGATGTACCCATCACTAAGCAACTATTATTTACATTTTTCGTATCAAGTGAGGCTAACCATCCAAGATAGCTTAGTGAGTTAGTGGTTCGGATTCTCTTATAGTCCAAGTTCAAACCTCGCTAATGTTGGAGTGGTTAGAGAAAAGGGTCAGAAACGATCATCGGATAACCTACTTAGGCTACATCACCAACAACATATCTTAAGAGTAATAAGGGAAAAAGTTCGAAAACAATCATCGAATAATACGGTGGAGCCACGTAATCTCCTTCACTTCACTGATTAGCCCGAATAGGAAAAACTTATTAGGTTTCGTGAAGGTACCGCAACACTCCAGTACTACTAGTCTAAAGACTTTACGTAAAAGATGACTTATGGCTACTCAGTAAAACTGTAACTAGTTAAAACAGCGTAGCAGTTTATATTGTTTTTGTTTTTACAGCAATAAAAGAAAATGATAAAtaaatgagctaaaaaatacaaaaatttacCGGCTCATTGCAGTGTATAACATCAACAAAACCAAAATAGTTGTCACGAAAATCAGTAACCCTAACAACAACGAGACCTTAATCAGCCATGGATCCGCTCTTCCATGCGCTCAACATCTTCCCGTACTCAATTCTCCGGCCACCACGCCTCCGCCTCAAACTCCCAACCATAACCCTACCTTCCGCCATGACCGTTTTCTCACTCGTTCTTTTAACCTACTTCATGGTTGTTTCCGGCGTTGTGTATGACGTCATCGTAGAACCACCAGGAATCGGATCTACACAAGATCCACGCACCGGCACTGTCCGTCCAGTCGTATTCATGTCCGGCAGAGTCAACGGTCAGTACATTATCGAAGGTCTATCTTCTGGATTCATGTTTGTGCTTGGTGGATTAGGAATTATACTTATGGATCTTGCCGTTTCGCCCAACCGCGCGAAAAGTGTTAAGATGTCGTTTGCTGGTGCTGGAATTTCGTTTTTGGTGATTGCGTATGTGATGAGTATGTTGTTTCTTCGTATTAAGATTCCTGGTTATTTACGTTAAGCTTCAATGTTGTTCTAATTAAGAATGCAGattataattataatgtttatGATTTTATGATGAATTAGACTTGATAGCAGCTGCAATTCTGAAATGTTACATTTTATGATATTGTTAGTTACTTGAAATTGTTGAGTTATAAAGGAACGTGATCATGGAGACTTGTAGTATTGTAGGATCGTTTAAACGGATTTAAACAGTCGTATAATGCTATATCGAGTGCCGAATCCTCGATATAGTGTATTTAAAAACACTTGATTAAATTGATCGATTACCTTAAGAAACTGACTTGGAACAATTGGAATCGATTAGGGTTTGATTATGAACGATTGTAATCGGCTAAGAGTTGTTAGGGTTCGTAACCTTAACAATGAACCCGAAATCACCTATTTATAGGCTCTGCAGCTCTATCCATACGGATGTGAAATTCATCCGTACGGATGCAACATATCCATGCTACAGATCTCTATCCGTACGGATGTATCGTCTATCCGTATGGATGGACTCCAACAGTATAACTTTTAGTTCTTGTACGTAGTCCAATTGCACGAGGGCCTTACATTTATGCACCAACGAGTATTAAAGTATTTTCATATTTTCTATTTTTAAAAGTATTTgttatttgaaattgttgaatatgAGAAGAAACAGAATCATATATTGTCAACAGAATCTGTATGTATCAGTTGGGGGTTCGCAGGTTAACAGAACACGAATTATAGGCTTAAACTTAAGATTCATGATCTTTTTCTTTAGCTAGATTCATTTTATCGGTAAAACGGACTCTGTATTTGTGAGTTGGAAGCTTGAATATTACTTCGTAGTACTTATGCTATTATTATATGCTTAAATTTTGTTGAATATAAAAAAGAACGGGGTTACATATCGTCAAAAGCATTTTGTTTGGAGTAAGCCCTTACTCTGTTGATTTTGGAAGATTGGTAGCACGTAGTGTGTATATATGAGTTTGGGGTTCATGGGTTTTAGGATTGATTGATAACATCTGTCCATACTTATGTGTATACTTGATAATAATGCATTTAGGTCTCGACTTTAATCTAGGGCTCTAGGCTATTCACTACTtttttatcatgatccaagtataCACAGAAAGTGACGGGATAATTGTTAGTTTGTCAAATTTTTGCTTCTTTGTGTATCTTTACGTTTTGACAGATTAGGAAAATTGGTCGAACAGCGTTTGCATATGTGAGTTAGGAATTAATTGGTCTGAGGATTATATGTTGAAAATGATATACTCAAGTAATTTGTTGACTCAGGTATGGATCATAAGTAGGAATTGAAGTGCATGAGTACATTTTTGTCAGTTACTTAGTTCTGGTGTTCTTAAACTGATACCCCATAAGCTCGATTGCAAAATGACAATACGACCCACTGTGTTTTGTAACATTAAAAAGTAATAGGGAGATAGATACACAACTACCCTTTTGAACATAGTAAGGTGCTTAAGGAGGACAGGTAGGAGAAAGCAAGTTTCGTTTAACATAGTTTAGATATGCCTGTTATGTGCATCCTCAATATAATTTATGATTGCATGCTGATTGTGGATAAGATATTATGATAGCTCCACTCACATACTTCTTCCACTGTCTGTTACCATTTAGGTGTTTCCTTAGTTGCTACTTGTTTGGAATTTCATTTTATTGTCAGATTTCGTTGTGGTTTGAtttatgagatcgttgattggctaTTAAGTTTCTTTTAATTTTGGACGTTGTTCTCTTCCCACAAATTGGTTATCGACTTATTGGACCAGGGTatagacttttttgctccgttggtctttcaattatacacgaaattgcaatctgAGTCCCTTaagtttttttttggattttcgagtccttaaaattgcaaaattttgcgatccgagtccctccgtcagtttgccgtctaaattagccgttaacccttgacatgtgccatgcatgtgagggtaaaatcgtctttttttACTTTTTTCTTCACTAAAAAATGAAGGACCACCGGCgcaattataatttatatatttttaatttatttataaatatattaaaataaaaataaaaatctataTTCATCTTCATCATATTTAATCTACATATACATAAAAATCGCATCTTTTTTACCAAACAAAACAGTTGCTGATTGTGTTGAGTTCTATTACAAACATCAAAAGTCTGATGATTTTCAAAAAGAACTAATTGGATAAGTAGAAACAAAAGATGCACCAACAACGACTAATTGTTATAAAATAAACTTAATAAACTTCAAAAATTCCAACATGAATCACAACAGCAACAATAGGCTTTTCATCTTCATGAACatgaattgtgacgacccgggaatttttgaccaaatttaaacttaatctttatatgtttccgacaggataagcaaagtctgtaatgttgaaatctcaaaaactttgaactatgttcatataatcaattacccttttactgtgcccgacgattcacgaacaattaattgtaaataaatataaatataagaatatataatattttgatttaataaagtgttctttaaataattggaatttaaaatgtaaaataacagttagaataattaagtactgttaatatacataaatatttatatgttattataaatctatgatttctgttaaatatatataaaatatataaaaaatatataaatattaactattcagtaaatgttatcatataatataaaatttcataaataataaatggtataatattaaattacaagtctgaatataattgatatattaatattattatcattactttcattattgttagtagtaatattaatatttgtattagtaatattatttttttctaatataaaacatatatatatatatatatatatatatatatatatatatatatatatatatatatatataatttgataagtataagctattatattattattattattatcatcattattaggaaTTAAAgtcatttaaattatcattattgttagtattaatattatcataatataatttttatcaataaaattattattattattattattattaatattattattagtattattcattattaatagtattaatatatttataatggtTGGTTTCAAAAttaagaatttgatatatatatttacagataaataaacaagatatataattatagatatatataaatacatatacatacataaaatacagaaatatatacaaaaattacacacacacacacacacacacacacacacacacacacacacacacacacacatatatatatatatatatatatatatatatatatatatatatatatatatatatatatatatatatatatatacaattacgtaCTTAATCTGTTTCATATCGTTTTCTCACCTGTAGATGATTGAATCAATTCGTACAAATCAGGATCCCATTACAGGAATCAAACAAATTCAATTGCAAAAATCTATTAGGCGTCATTATCAGATTTTATTTGTCTTCTCTAAATCACTCCTGATTGAAACTTTCGTACTTCTTGTCTGCTACGGTTACAAGTCGATCTCAATTGGTCACTACACAACAAGCTTGATCAATTATATGTACGGCAATCCATTCCATTACTTGACACAATTCATTTTTTCCACTGCAATTCAAAAACAGAGAATAAAAAGCTTGATAAACCTCTGTTCTTATATCTTTTTATCAAAATTTAGAAATCGAATGAAAATTCAAAATGTGTAAATACAATTTTCTTAGGAATATTTTACTCTAACTATCTGGGAAATTTCACGTTCCAATTCATGttatttaatccgaattttggagtcaaaggttaATGTGAAAAAGTCAAACGTTTGGTTTTTTCGTGAAATTCGAGAGCAATTTGAGGTTTTAAGATCAATTGAAGGTCCAGATAGTTTTTAGGAATCGTTTACAACTTCTTTCATTTTATAACTTTTATCTAAAACGAACTAGAATTCAAGATTTGGATTTGAGTTCATAGTCGATTATTTTTTTTTGCTGTTACAgcgttttaatttatttttatttctgtTAATGGAGTTTAAAACCCATTGAATCGTTTCTGTTTAGGTTAGGAATCCAAAAATCAAATCTAATGTTTTAGTAAAGAGGTAATTACCTCTGGTCGATTTTCCAATTTTGAAGAAGGAGATGGAATTGAAGTATTTTAATTTCGGGTTATATAAATAAAAAGGGGTTTTAAAACTGAAAAACGGGCAGCAGCccactaataagataataatgttaataattctattaatgatagtaataatgatattaataattataataaaaaaaaattaatttttactgttaatgatagttatgatacatATTTTTGTGAaattacataatgataatacttgtgataatacgataatactacttaatgatattagtgatgaagataataatattaataataacaataataataatcttaattgtatttataatacgtatactaatagtaatgataatcataattttcgtgtttaatttctaaactaataactaaagttTCTATAACATTGATTCGTAatcttaatcctaataataataataataataataataataatccttatgttaataatagttttcataaaaattaataataatgataataattgaagtattaatgttaatactagtaatgataataataataatagtagtgataataataacaattatagtatTAATCTTTGTGTATTTACtaacaattataattactaataataatcaatacaacaataataataacaataataataataataataataataataataataataataataataataataataataataataataataataataataataataataatatcatgaaaaagaaaaaaaaaactacctCAATTAACGGGAATAATAAAAAAAAGGTCCCTGCTGGGACTCGAGCCCGTGACCTACAGTAAGCCCGGCACCCCTTTTAACCATTACTCCATTTTAGCTTTTCTGATTAATTCCCAATCCCGAATTAATTTAACATGTATTATTGTTTCATCTTTTTCTTCCTTTGGAAACACGTCGACCAGAGTACCATCAATACAGCAACaaatatttttttgatttttaagCCTCTCAAACAATACAGCGACGACTCAGGTTCGATTAAATTGAATTAtgtaacagaaaataaaaaaaataaaaaaaaaataaacactgTAACAGTGTGTTCTTGAGTTTCATGAACTCaatattaaatttttattttaaaatcgttttacAAGAAACTTTATACACAAAATACATTGGAAATCCTTCTTGGAAACTTTCTCCATTATCAATTTTGACAGCACAAACACATACAGCCTTAATTCGATTGTTGAATATCGTTTGACTTTTTTTAACTAGAACTTTGACTCAGCAATTCATGGTCGATATAACGATTTAAAATCTAAGGCTTTGCAGAAAGTTTTAAGATAAGATTACAAACAccactgcatttttacattttgaaattgGGTTCGAATTTAGGTTTTTGAATAAAAAGTAATGGTACAGAGTAAACCGTGGGTGTTCTTCCTCTTTTCTTTTATTTCGATTAAATTTAGGGCTGTTGGGTGTGATGGTAATTGATAGTTGATAGTGTAAATTCAAATGACTTCTCATCAACTGGTATTGCTCGCTTATTACATCGAATTGATCATTTGACAGAAAAAGTCATCAGGTacgaaataaatgaaaaaaaataaaaaggagaaAGGGATGGGTAACAAAATTGGACAGAAACAAAATACTCTTTAAGGATTGATAGCTATGTGAAACTGAATCTGTGATTTAAgggatatatatatcagtatttattttctttatataattagtattaatagatatattaataataattaaatttattaataataataataattgtagtatatatatatatttatctgtttttaatatgtatttatatataaatctgtatttatttatatatatatctcagtattctatatctatatgtatttatacatatctatttatatatttgattatgcatatataaaattcataatttttggTTTTGATAATGTTATTAGGGAAAAgaaaattattactaataataaaaataataaaattaataattatatatcgtatattaataataatattaatgataagtcacaatgataataatattagtgaaaatgataatattacaaatgataataataataatttttatatataaaaaaaaatttatattaatataatattactaaCACTAGTAATGCTATTAATATGAAAGGTGATAGCAATATTATAACAATTGTGTTATTACATAACATAgattatataatgtattatataataatggatattatacattttaataataacatctaataataatgaaaatatattAAGTTATATGTGTTCcatctttataataatattaataatactgtttttggtattattaataataaaagtaataatattataacaaatatgtttttaaattttaattattaaatgataacatatgttgtatatttaatatttatgcatttattaataactattaataagaATTTTTATATCACATATATTCATTTTAGTAATACTTAATTATTGTtactttacatttttatttacacacaattgttcgtgaatcgtcgagcagagtcaaaagggtaaatgcatttaTGCAAACTGTTttaacattttgagactcaactttacagactttgcttatcgtgtcggaaacatataaagatttaagtttaaatttggtcgaaaattcccgggtcgtcacagtacctacccgttaaagaaatttcgtcccgaaatttgagtgaggtggtcatgactaacaataaaaatgttttcatgacgaatatgagttgataaattgagttttatcatcatttagtaatgtggataaaacaattcgattattcgaaaagtacgaatgaagctatcacaaaagattgaaatgagaaacaaagatttgtttttaactttagacgtagacaggtttgaatttagaaaataaggcgcgtcttaacttcgacattgccttggttgaattccggaattcaagggatttaaagaaaatcttcgaaatctaaaagatatgattcttcggtaaatgaggaagttaggatctctttaattaaatgcgatgatctgccttgattgctctgtctgatatttccactataaatttatcttttccattccattagtttccaccacttttataccttctttctcagttcatatatctaaaagattataataatgcttaatccggttctaatccttgttcttattctgactatcgcaatgatcattcttcatttccaactcccaccggaagaatctgtttatttctactatgatctagggattattgtatttataattctcccgtgtctttatattgctatacgcactgatatccacagtttgtaatttcggtggtgttgttgggctttatatttttcttatatatcggagcttcatgctcttgttttctcttcccgactttaaatcaagcgaataatggtccagaatttgtagatatagagttctaaatgattataatgttctaagcagggtgaaacgtgatagcacgatttgattttcaaatttatcaaaaatacagatgatagaactatcaagaatatattcttcttgatatgttcggagattatgtagaatgaaaaagttatgtaacatgacacatgatgatggtataatctactgtgaaccatcatcaggtttcattagaaacttagcatgacttactgtaatataatcacgttgatcaagtgtcattatattatactaactcatgcatcagttcccaacactacttccaaaaacattcatattttaagctcgaaagtttacagaatatagaaactaacagtttctatatgatgtaacattaatagcacgaatagattattgatttcagataagaataattatgaaaatatcttcagaaatatggaggatatttataatgaaagatacgatgatatcttggaatttctaatatcgatggatgatgaagcagatttatccgtaagggtttagattcggaagcgaggtattcgctaaatatttcatcagaaacggaatcatttggattctttgaagtcaaacttattctttgtgatttgttcacggcttccttcatagtttcgcataatccgcttttcgatactaaattttccattgaatgtttccaacataatgatacacaggacgcatgaagaggtatataatttcggacgagaatatttatgaaattatcctcagaaatatcgaagatattgatgatgatatttcggaatttctaagttcgatgtttgatggagaaagatttttcgcaagattttaatatgacttcggagcaagatattctctaaagatttcaacggatctagatttatctgggttttatgaatttagggtatgttacttgtatttctccttggtttcctttacggttagctcaatccgttttccagttccaacttttctgagcttttccaacatactaatctttatcatcaaactttcgatgattatggtcgtttacggttatctacagtttctgctgcttcattcagatttttcaacattcagagtattgatttgtgactgagtgtttttttttttttttggaatttcagaataagagatcataattctaagagataaatgtcatacatataactgttgatgtagatatgctgtgagttttcaaagtactgattgccgattcctctacatttactgctaccctatctgaatcatttgttatcgatctgagatgatttcaagaaaattgtgtttttagatgattaaacgctgacggtaatatggtggaatataaaaggttcccggtaacaataaatgaacatacatattagtcaaggtgataatgaggttgtttcgaacgaaaagtcgaagttgatttgctgaagctgtgacaaaatttgctactttgaaaagggatcgcaaagttatttttgctaataaatgccaaaggatctgatgcggctacgtgttaaacttttactcagttgccgagagtttctcaggtgcataactatatgcacaaatctttccttccgtagatgaagtgtggttgattcatcctctcggttgaggtgttttcaagaatcatgaaaggtttgaatgcagaatgtaatcgtgaagatacaaatgaggtttaagatgaattcaagtgacaaacttgaagaattgtttagtttcatatgttatagtcaatattttaattcattttaattgtccaatgttggtagtccacagttgatagtccacaattagcaattcaataattcatatatagtttaatatataatattcgaattaattaatacgtatcgtgacccgtatttgtctcagactcgatcacaactcaaagtatatatattattgtagaatcaacctcaaccctgtatagagaactcgatcattactgcatatagagtgtctatggtgattccaaataatatatatagatgcgtcgatatgatatgtcaaaaccttgtatacgtgtcccgacatttaaagtgtgtaaaataaataacaggaattaaataacgataaataaagtgtgtaaagtaaataacagaaattaaatgacaataaataaaattgcgagaatgtaaattgcgataattaaattgcgataaataaaatgtaatcagttagctaggaacaattagctggaaacagttagcgtggattcttaacaaaaattttcatagttaattgttTGTTTCTattaaatttttatttcgtcaaatgtgttcttcattatgccacttgttggattctgatagattaaaatccaaatatgaaattgaatgaaaatagttattccgtggtgaatcagattcgtatatctgtggatgtaagtagaatggtagttgaccgttgaatcagattcgaagaatgtacagtgtaacttattaatgtgaaatctaaatattccttgggtattacctacccgttaaaatattttcatcattaacagtttgtacgaaagaatttttaattacaatctttatgaaaatatatatatacatatatattttcttcagatgtaatcatggatttaatgagttaacatgatgttaaactcatttggtttatcgttagaacaagaatatataatctctaaaacattagagattacctaatctccatgaagaacgaagataattgatgtagaacgatatgtagaacgatgattatattcgaggtacagatttgagatgttgaggcatggcttgttgatggtaatggtgttgttattgatggtactgttggcgccagtgatgttgctgaagctggtacattttgcaccatattctccaaattgattactcgagcgtgaagctcgttgacttcttccattattccaggatgattgtcggttggaacgagcggatgaataaggttgagaattttggatatcatataatcatggcgagatatcctggaaatgagagtgaatatagtgtatcgaagtggtttgccggtaagtgcttcaggttctcctccaagagatgaattcggttggtggaaaggatcaccttcttcgcatttccattaattaagtcgactacgaatccatcagatgaattggggatgactgattaattgattcattctggtgacgttgcctccagagcttaggtgaacatccatgtcggaatagctgtcagaataactatcggattagctatcgaagGCTGAGGGacacgaactggttgagggattcatcacgtacgatcagatgaagtattttttttataagaaacagattatatgatgtagattagtaccctgcaatacataattcacat
This genomic window from Rutidosis leptorrhynchoides isolate AG116_Rl617_1_P2 chromosome 2, CSIRO_AGI_Rlap_v1, whole genome shotgun sequence contains:
- the LOC139890672 gene encoding uncharacterized protein, with protein sequence MDPLFHALNIFPYSILRPPRLRLKLPTITLPSAMTVFSLVLLTYFMVVSGVVYDVIVEPPGIGSTQDPRTGTVRPVVFMSGRVNGQYIIEGLSSGFMFVLGGLGIILMDLAVSPNRAKSVKMSFAGAGISFLVIAYVMSMLFLRIKIPGYLR